Genomic DNA from Neisseria lisongii:
GTCTTCGGCGGCGCAGATGATTTGGGCGATGTTGATTTGTGCAGCAGGTGCCGCCAGAATATAACCGCCGCCGGGGCCGCGCAGACTTTCAACCAAACGGGCGCGGCGCAGCTTGCTGAACAGCTGCTCGAGATAAGATAGGGAAATATTTTGGCGTTCGCTGATGGCGCTCAGTTTGACAGCACCGTGTTGGGCGTTCATCGCCAAATCAATCATGGCGGTAACGGCGAAGCGGCCTTTGGTAGTCAGTCTCATATTATTTTCAGACGGCCTGCATGGTTTTGTGTTTCGGAATTGTCTAATATCTGAGTTTTTCAGTCAAGTATTATATTAGAAAAGGGAGCTATTTTTAGGGCATCTGAGAGATATTAATAGCTACTGATTGAAAATATTTATAGGAAAATATGGATAGCAAGAATGGGGGGGCTTCAAAATTCTTTGTACCTGATTGAAACATCGAAATTTAGTTCGTCATTGCTAATAAAATCGAAGCCGTCTGAAAATTTAGTTTTCGGACGGCAGCGGATTCGCCTATCAAGTGCAACATTGCAAAACAGAAAAGGCCAGTATGCGGTAGCATACTGCCTTTCCTGACAAGAAAGATTGCAATGAGCTACACACAACTGACCCAAGACGAACGATACCACATTCAGCATCATTACCGCCACCAACCCATCACACAAATCGCACAAACGCTCGGTCGCCACAAAAGCACCATCAGCCGTGAAATCAAACGCTACAGCCAAAACCAAGACTATCGCGCCGCCTCAGCACAACAGCAAAGCTGCCAAAGCAAACAGAAAAAGCGTTCCCCCTACAAAATGACCGGACAACTCATCGGCCACATCAACACCCTTGTCTGTCAAAAACTCAGCCCACAGCAAATATGCGGATACCTCGAAAAACACCACCAGACTAAGCTCTACCACAGCACTGTTTACCGCTACCTGCACCAAAACAGGAACAATGGCAGGACATTGTGGCAACACCTCAGAATATGCAGCAAACCCTACCGTAAAAAATACGGCGGCAAAACATGGGTCAAAGGCAAAGTTCCTGACCGTGTCGGTATCGAACACCGTCCCGAAACCGTCAACAAAAGGATGCGCATCGGCGATTGGGAAGCTGACACCATCATCAGCAAAGACTAAAAAAGTGCATTACTGACCTTAATCGAACGTGTTACCCGTTACACCATTATCTGTAAGTTGAAGAACTTCAAAGCCGAAGATACTGCCAACGCTGTCATCAGGGTATTGAAGGCGCATAAAGACAGGGTACACACGATTACGATGGATAACGGTAAGGAGTTTTACCGGCACAAGAAAATCGCTGATGGATTGAAAGCGGAAACCTATTTCTGCCGTCCGTACCGCTCTTGGGAAAAGGGAACGAATGAAAATACCAATGGATTGATACGCCAATACTTCCCGAAACAGACGGATTTCAGGAAAATCAGTGGGAAGGAAATACGGCAGGTTCAGGATGAACTGAACCATCGACCAAGAAAAACACTTGGCTATGAAACGCCAAGTGTTTTATTCTTGAATATCTTCCAACCTTTGTTAACTAATGTTGCACTTGGAAATCGAAAGTAAGGGCTTCGGCTTTGTTATCTCAATCGTTTTGGTGCAGGTTGTTGATGTATGCGACTTCTTCGCTGCTTCCCATAAACACGGCGACTCGTTGGTGCAGGCCTTCGGGTTGGATATCGAGCATGGCTTGGTGGGCGTTGGAGGCTGCGCCGCCGGCCTGTT
This window encodes:
- the iscR gene encoding Fe-S cluster assembly transcriptional regulator IscR; the encoded protein is MRLTTKGRFAVTAMIDLAMNAQHGAVKLSAISERQNISLSYLEQLFSKLRRARLVESLRGPGGGYILAAPAAQINIAQIICAAEDKLDATQCSSQANCHHGTPCLTHDLWENLNQTINRYLSSVTLQSIIEQKNNDADHKVVTLTHIH